Within Myceligenerans xiligouense, the genomic segment CCGGTGCCGACGACGATCGCGGGGATCACCCTCAGCCGGGCCTCGTGGATCTCGATGGCGGTCGCCCTGGTCGTGATCATCGGCATCGCGCTGCTGCTCACCAAGACCCGGATCGGCCGGGCCATCCGCGCCGTCGCCGACAACCGGGCGCTCGCCTCGGCCACCGGGATCGACCCGGACGCCGTCGTCCGCATCGTGTGGGTCTCGGCCACCGCGCTCGCCGCGCTCGCCGGTCTGCTCATCGGGATCTCGTTCGGATCCTTCACCTGGAACCTGGGCGTCCAGCTCCTGCTGCTGATGTTCGCCGCCGTGACCCTCGGTGGTCTCGGCACGGCGTACGGGGCACTCGTGGGGTCCATCCTGATCGGCCTCGTCGTCGAACTTGCCGGGCTGGTCATTCCCAGCGACGTGCGTTACGCGACCGCCCTGCTGATCCTCATCCTCGTCCTCCTGATCCGGCCGCAGGGCATCCTCGGCAGCCGCGAGCGGATCGGCTGAAGGGAGCCTCGTCATGGAAGAACTGCTTCGAGTACTCACTCTGGCCCTCGGGGAGCTGCTGGCGCCGGCCACCGCCGCGTACGCACTCGCCGCGATCGGCCTGAACGTCCACTTCGGCTACACGGGACTGCTGAACGTCGGCCAGGCCGGCTTCATGCTTCTCGGTGCCTACGGGTTCGGCATCGCGACGATCTCCGGCGCCCCGTTCTGGGTCGCGCTGATCATCGCGATGGCCGCCGGAACCCTCTTCGCGGTCGTCCTCGGTCTGCCCACGCTGAAACTGCGGGGCGACTACCTGGCGATCGTGACCATCTCGGCCGCGGAGATCATCCGCATGCTCGGGCGATCCACCATGTTCGACGAGTACACCGGTGGGGCCGCGGGCATCCGGGGTGGCGACTACAAGGGGTCGTTCCAGGACCTGTCGTTCCTGCCGGACGGCCGCACCATGGTCGGTCCGCTCGAATACCTCAACAACGGCTCCGACTCGTGGTGGACGCGCATCTTCGCGTGGAGCCTCGTGGTGCTGGCGCTGATCGTCGTCTGGCTGCTCACCCGCAGTCCGTGGGGGCGCGTGCTCAAGGGTGTGCGGGAGGACGAGGACGCTGTCCGCGCTCTGGGTAAGAGCGTCTACTCGTACAAGATGCAGGCGCTCGTCCTGGGTGGCGTACTCGGCGCGCTTGCGGGTGTGATCTTCATCATGCCCGGCAACTTGGCGCCAGATGCCATGGGCCGCACGATGACGTTCTGGGTGTGGACGGTGATGTTGCTGGGTGGTGCCGCGACGTTGTTCGGCCCGGTTCTCGGGTCGATGCTGTTCTTCTTCGTGTACATGCTCGTGCGCACGGGGATGCGGACCGACGTCATGGACTTCCTGCCCATCCCGACCCAGAACGTCGACCACGTCGCGGGTGTCCTCGTGGGTGTGACCCTCATGCTGATCGTGATCTTCCGACCACAGGGGATCCTGGGGAACAAGAAGGAGCTGGCCCTCGATGCCCGATGAGAAGACCGTGAACGAGAACGACGCCGGGGCCGGCGCGGGTGGCGACGAGCAGGACGCGCCCGTCCTGAGCGAGACCGCGAAGCGGGCCGGGCGGGACCTGTCGCACGTCGCGCCGGAGGTGGGCGTCGCCAAGCCGGACGCGATCCTGACGGCGCGCGGTGTGCAGCGTCGCTTCGGCGGCATGACGGCCGTCGACGTCGACTACCTGGAGGTCGAGCGGGGCACGATCACCGCGCTCATCGGGCCGAACGGTGCCGGGAAGACGACCTTCTTCAACCTGCTCACCGGCTTCGACAAGCCGAACCAGGGTTCGTGGACGTTCCAGGGCGAGCCCATCGCCCACAAGAGCGCGGCGCGTGTCGCGCGAGCGGGAATGGTGCGGACCTTCCAGCTCACCAAGGCGCTGTCGCGCCTGACG encodes:
- a CDS encoding branched-chain amino acid ABC transporter permease, yielding MEELLRVLTLALGELLAPATAAYALAAIGLNVHFGYTGLLNVGQAGFMLLGAYGFGIATISGAPFWVALIIAMAAGTLFAVVLGLPTLKLRGDYLAIVTISAAEIIRMLGRSTMFDEYTGGAAGIRGGDYKGSFQDLSFLPDGRTMVGPLEYLNNGSDSWWTRIFAWSLVVLALIVVWLLTRSPWGRVLKGVREDEDAVRALGKSVYSYKMQALVLGGVLGALAGVIFIMPGNLAPDAMGRTMTFWVWTVMLLGGAATLFGPVLGSMLFFFVYMLVRTGMRTDVMDFLPIPTQNVDHVAGVLVGVTLMLIVIFRPQGILGNKKELALDAR